GAGGCGAGCCGGCGGGAGCACCGCCTGGAATCCCTGGCCGACCCCGCGCGGCAGGTCCTCGTCTTCGACCCGACCGGCGACGGCCTGGTCGCCGAGGTCTTCGGCGACCTGGACCGGGCGCAGCGCGTCTCGGTGATCGTGCCCGGCGTCGACACCGACCTGCTCACCTTCGAACGTTCGCAGCGCCGTTACAGCGCTCCGGTCGGCATGGCCGAATCCCTCTACGAGGCCGAGCGCGCGGCGGCTCCGGGCACCCGGACCGCGGTCATCGCCTGGGCCGGGTACGTCAGCCCCACCGGGCTCGGTGTGGACGCGGCGACCGGCCGGCTGGCCGCGCAGGGCGCCGTACGGCTGGAATCGCTGGCGGCGGCCCTGCCCGGGGACGCGTCGGTGGCGCTGTTCTGCCACAGCTACGGATCGGTGGTGTGCGGGGTCGCCGCCCGCGACCTGCCGCGCCGGGTGACGGACGTGGTGGTCTCGGGCAGCCCCGGCATGCGCGTGCAGAACGCCGCCGAGCTGGACACCTCGGCCCGGGTCTGGGCGATGCGGGACTCCGGGGACTGGATCGCGGACGTACCGCACCTGGAACTCGGCGGGGTCGGGCACGGGGCGGATCCGGTGTCGCCCGCCTTCGGCGCGCGGCGGCTCTCGGCCGCCGGGGCGAAGAGCCACACCGGCTATTTCGAGCCAGGAACCGGCTCGTTGGCGAACTTCGCGCGAATCGGAACCGGTTCGTACGGTTCCGCGGTATGTGCGACCGGGGACGACTCCTGCCGACGCGGAATTTCCGGTACAGAAGCTCCCTGACGCGCGTAGAGGGCCGGAAAACGACCCTCGCAGTCAGGGGACGCGCAGGCCTGCCGCCCTTTACGATGAGCCGCATGGGTGACGTACTGGCCGGAAACCATGCCGTCTGGGAGTTCGACTCGGACTCGGTGCTCATCCGCTTCGAACGGGGGATGTCCGCACTGCGGATGCCGCGGCTCTGGCATGCGCTGGGGCAACGACGCATCCCCCACGAGGCGTTGTCCGAGGTGAATGTGACCGTGACCGCGGGAAAGCGGGACACGGTGGTCCTGCGTGCCGTCCCGCGGCCCGGAGCGGATCCGCTGATGGAGGCCGCCGCGGGACAGCTGAAGGACATCTGCGACCCGTACCGGCTGGTGCTGCCCGCCGACCGGGCGCCGCTGGCCGCCGCGCTGGCCGACGGACTGCGGGCCCGGCTCGGGCCGGACCCCGCCGAACCGGCCCCGCGCTTCCTCGTCGAGGCGCCGAAGCCGCCGCTCCACCTCAAGGCGTACGACGCCCGGGCGACGCTCGACGAGAGCGGGGTCAATTTCCGCTGGTCGCGGACCGGCGCCTCCAGCACCAAGTGGAAGGCGGGCGACCGGCATTACCCGCTGGCCTCGCTGACCGGCGTCGAATGGCGCTCGCCGGAGCAGCCCGGCGGGTACCTGCGGCTGCGCTCCCGCGAGGACGGCGACGAGGCCCCGGCTCCGGAGCACGACCCGGCGGTGGTGCTGTTCGCCCTCGGGTACGGCGGGGTGCACGAATCCCTGCCCTTCGCGGCGGCGGTGCTGGCGGCGGTACGGGGGCGGACGCCGGTGGCGGCCGGGCCGCTGGCGGCCCCGTCCCCGCGGGAGCCGGACCGGATGCGGCACCTCGGCGAGCTGCACGGGGCGGGGCTGCTGACCGATGCCGAGTACGCGGCGCTGCGGGACCGGTTCGCGCCGGGGGCGTGACCCCTGGCCGGGGGGCCGGGCCGGTGCCGGGCCGCTGCGCGGGGCCCTTGCGCCTGCGGCGCGGGCGTCCTCAATCGCCGGACGGGCTTGAGTTGGGCCCCCGGCCCGGGGGCGAGTGCTCCCCCGGTGGGTGGTGTCCTCAAACGCCGGACGGGCTTGGGTTGGCCCCCGGGCCCGCGGCTTGAATTGGTCAGGATTCGCGGGCCGTTGAGGTGGAGCTCATGTCGGGGTAGCGGTCGCCCTCGACCTGGGCGGCGATCGGCTCCAGCAGGGCGAGGTCGGCGTCCGTCAGGGTGATGCGGGTCGCCGCCGTGTTCTCCGCGAGGCGGCTCCGCTTGCGGGTGCCCGGGATCGGGACGACCGTCAGCCCGTGGACCGCCGCCCGCTGCTGCACCCAGGCCAGCGCGATCTGCGCCGGGGTGGCCCCGTGCGCCGCCGCGATCCGGCGGACCGGCTCCAGCAGCGCGGCGTTGGCCTTGGCGTTGTCCCCGGTGAACCGCGGCTGGTAGCGCCGGAAGTCGCCCTCCGCCAGCTCCGCGCCCGCGTCCGCGAACGCCCCGGTCAGGAAGCCGCGCCCGAGCGGCGAGTAGGGCACGAAGGCGACGCCCAGCTCCGCCGCCGCGCCGACCGCGCTGCGCTCCACGTCCCGGCTGAAGAGGGACCACTCCGACTGGAGCGCGGCGATCGGATGCACCGCGTGCGCCTCGCGCAGCTCGGCGCCGGTGACCTCGCTCAGGCCCAGGTGGCGGACCTTGCCCTCGGCCACCAGCTCCGCCATCGCGCCCACGGACTCCGCGAACGGCACCTGCGGGTCGCGCCGGTGCATGTAGTACAGGTCGATGACGTCCACGCCGAGCCGCCGCAGGCTGCCCTCGACGGACTCGCGGACGTACGCCGCGTCGTTGCGCACGGCCCGGAACTGCGGGTCGTCGGAGCGCTCGATGGCGAACTTCGTGGCCAGGGTGATCTCGTCCCGGTGCGCGGCGACGAAGGGCGCGAGGAACTCCTCGTTCCGCCCGCGCCCGTACACGTCGGCCGTGTCGAAGAGGGTGACCCCGGCCTCCAGGGCCGCGTCCAGGGTGTCGCGGGCCGCCGCCTCGTCCGTGTCGCCGTAGAACTCGCTGATGCCCATGCAGCCGAGACCCTGTATGCCGACCAGCGGGCCGCCCTTGCCCAGTTCGACCTGTGCGATCTTGTCCGCCGAGGCGTTCGAGGTGTTCGAGGTGTTCGAGGTGTTCGTCATGACTGCGCCTTCCCCTGCTTCATGTCCGTGTCCGTGTCCGTGTGCGTGATGTCAGACGGTTCCGCGTAAAAGCCGATCTTGAAGTCCAGTACCGCGAGCGCGTCCGTCAGCTCGTCGATGCGCGCCCGCACATCGCGCCGCGTCCGTTCCAGCAGCTCCCGCCGCTCGTCGAAGGTGTGCTGGCCCTCGCGCACCAGTTCCGCGTAGCGGACCATGTCCGCCACCGACATCCCGGTGGCGCGCAGCTTGCCGACGAAGGCGAGCCAGTCGAGGTCCTTGTCGCTGAACCGGCGCTGACCCGAGTGCGAGCGGTCCACGTGCGGCATCAGGCCGATCCGTTCGTACCAGCGCAAGGTGTGCTGGGTCAGACCGGTCCGGGCCTCGACCTCGCTGATCGTGTACCGCGTCTGCGTCAGGCTCATGACCTCCACGCTAAAACCCTTGAGTGCACTCCAAGCAAGTAGGCTCGGCCGCATGGAGAGCACGGAGATCACGGACAGCCTGCGGATCATCGACACCTGGCCGGTACCGACCGCCGCGGCGGCCGTCGTACGCGCCGACGGGAGCCTCGCGGGCGCCCACGGCCCGGTCGGCCACCGCTTCCCGCTGGCCTCCGTCACCAAGCCGCTGGCCGCCTACGCCGCGCTCGTCGCGTACGAGGAGGGGGCGATCGAGCTGGACGAGCCCGCCGGACCCGAGGGTTCCACGGTGCGCCACCTGCTCGCGCACACCAGCGGCCTCGCCTTCGACGAGCACCGCGCGATGGCCCCCGCCGGGGAACGGCGGCTGTACTCCAACGCCGGTTTCGAGGTGCTCGGCGACCACATCACCAAGGCCACCGGCATCCCCTTCGCCGAGTACCTGCACCAGGCGGTGCTGGAGCCGCTCGGCATGGACGCGACCACCCTGGACGGGTCCCCCGCCAAGGACGGCGTCTCCACC
This is a stretch of genomic DNA from Streptomyces sp. NBC_00536. It encodes these proteins:
- a CDS encoding alpha/beta hydrolase — encoded protein: MLATTGWTAVHRPEENVSARRVALASWSGARIGGRPVPSADAPIRTVARFFSELDGPERDRLADTYPLVVGNLDGVPAQTRFRANRRSLAQASRTEEKRAQDVSLTPADRDEASRREHRLESLADPARQVLVFDPTGDGLVAEVFGDLDRAQRVSVIVPGVDTDLLTFERSQRRYSAPVGMAESLYEAERAAAPGTRTAVIAWAGYVSPTGLGVDAATGRLAAQGAVRLESLAAALPGDASVALFCHSYGSVVCGVAARDLPRRVTDVVVSGSPGMRVQNAAELDTSARVWAMRDSGDWIADVPHLELGGVGHGADPVSPAFGARRLSAAGAKSHTGYFEPGTGSLANFARIGTGSYGSAVCATGDDSCRRGISGTEAP
- a CDS encoding DUF4429 domain-containing protein — encoded protein: MSRMGDVLAGNHAVWEFDSDSVLIRFERGMSALRMPRLWHALGQRRIPHEALSEVNVTVTAGKRDTVVLRAVPRPGADPLMEAAAGQLKDICDPYRLVLPADRAPLAAALADGLRARLGPDPAEPAPRFLVEAPKPPLHLKAYDARATLDESGVNFRWSRTGASSTKWKAGDRHYPLASLTGVEWRSPEQPGGYLRLRSREDGDEAPAPEHDPAVVLFALGYGGVHESLPFAAAVLAAVRGRTPVAAGPLAAPSPREPDRMRHLGELHGAGLLTDAEYAALRDRFAPGA
- a CDS encoding aldo/keto reductase, giving the protein MTNTSNTSNTSNASADKIAQVELGKGGPLVGIQGLGCMGISEFYGDTDEAAARDTLDAALEAGVTLFDTADVYGRGRNEEFLAPFVAAHRDEITLATKFAIERSDDPQFRAVRNDAAYVRESVEGSLRRLGVDVIDLYYMHRRDPQVPFAESVGAMAELVAEGKVRHLGLSEVTGAELREAHAVHPIAALQSEWSLFSRDVERSAVGAAAELGVAFVPYSPLGRGFLTGAFADAGAELAEGDFRRYQPRFTGDNAKANAALLEPVRRIAAAHGATPAQIALAWVQQRAAVHGLTVVPIPGTRKRSRLAENTAATRITLTDADLALLEPIAAQVEGDRYPDMSSTSTARES
- a CDS encoding MerR family transcriptional regulator, translated to MSLTQTRYTISEVEARTGLTQHTLRWYERIGLMPHVDRSHSGQRRFSDKDLDWLAFVGKLRATGMSVADMVRYAELVREGQHTFDERRELLERTRRDVRARIDELTDALAVLDFKIGFYAEPSDITHTDTDTDMKQGKAQS
- a CDS encoding serine hydrolase domain-containing protein, which translates into the protein MESTEITDSLRIIDTWPVPTAAAAVVRADGSLAGAHGPVGHRFPLASVTKPLAAYAALVAYEEGAIELDEPAGPEGSTVRHLLAHTSGLAFDEHRAMAPAGERRLYSNAGFEVLGDHITKATGIPFAEYLHQAVLEPLGMDATTLDGSPAKDGVSTVSDLARFAAELMAPRLLDVRTVAEATSVVHPGLKGVLPGYGHQSPNDWGLGLEIRDGKSPHWTGAGSSPRTFGHFGQAGTFLWVDPDARAACVALTDRPFGPWAVQAWPPFTDGVLAALGAAGGR